AACCTCCTTCGGGTGACATGAGGGATTCGTGTAACCTCCCCGCTCAACCGTGTCAACCCGGCCAATCGGCCGGTCAGATCCCCGGAGGCATTCCGCTTGCACACGCACTCGATCTCTGCACAGAATGCGTCGGTCCAATGAATCGTATCGTCCGTGCACTGTTTCTCATTTCCCTGCTCCCTGCCTGTACCCAGACGCCGGATACTTCCGGAAAGCAGTTCATGGACGTGGACGGCGTCCGGATTCACTACGTCCAGTCCGGCGCCGGGGAGCGGACTCTGGTCATGATTCACGGATACGGCGCGGGGGCCTTCACGTGGAAAGGAATTCAGGACCGAACCCCGCCGGGATACACCACGTATGCCCTCGACCTCCCCGGCTTCGGCTACTCGGACAAGCCCGCGAACTTCGAATACGGCCTCCCCGCATTCTCCAGTATCGTCGCCCGGTTCCTGGAGATCGCCTGCCCGCCCAAAACCATCCTCGTCGGAAACTCTATGGGCGGCGCCGTTTCCATCTGGACGGCGGCGAGCCGGCCCGACCGGATTGCGGCCATTGTGGCGATCGATTCGGCCGGCGGCGGACATCCACCCGGTTCGCTCCCGGCCATTTTCAAAGTCATTCAAATGCCGACGATCGGCCCCCTTCTGCTGCGCCTGCCTTCCCGTCCGCTCATGCGGAATACGCTGGAGGAGGTGTATGCACACGATGATCGCATTACGAAGGATCTCATCGACCTGTACTACCAACCCACCCGGTTTCCCGGCGCCGCCCTCGCGTGGCATCGGACGCTGGCCGATCTCATGGGGCGAACCGAACGCGGCGAAGTCGCCGCCCGGATGGATCAGGTTAAGCAACCGGTCTTCCTCATGTGGGGAGATCAAGACACGTGGACCCCGCCGTCCGGGGCGGATGTCTTCAGATCCCACATGCCGCACGCCATATCCAAGGTGTATTCGGAACTGGGACACGTGCCCCAGGAGGAAGATCCCGCACGGGTCGTGCCCGATCTCTTCACCTTCACGGACGGAATCTTTTCATCGCACCCCTAAGGAAGTCCCTTTGCACGATGGACACCTTCGCCACGATCCAAACCGAGATGCTCGACGGGGGGATCGGCCTCATCCGGTTGAACCGGCCGGAGAAACGCAACGCCCTCTCGATCCAGGTGCGGCGCGAGATCTCGTCGTGCCTGGACCAATGGAAATCGAACGAAACCGTCCGCCTGGTCGTGTTCACGGGAAACGGCACGACCTTCTGCTCGGGATTCGACCTCAAGGAATTCAACGAGCCTTCGTGCTACCAGGAACTCTTCGAATCATCCGCCCGCTATCATCGGGACGTCTGGTTCTTCCCCAAGCCCACCCTTGCGGCGATCAACGGTCCCGCGTTTGGAGGCGGCTTCGACCTCGTCACGCTCTGCGACCTTCGCCTCTGCTCCGAGTCGGCCGCCTTCGGCCATCCTGAAATCAAATTCGGCGCCCCTCCGCTCTTCTCGCCCCTCCGCTGGATCGTCGGGAACGGCCTGGCGCGCGATCTATGCCTGACCGGTCGGAGAATCGACGCCAAGGAAGCCCGAAGGATCGGCCTCGTCAGCGAAATCGTGCCCGACGCCGATCTGATGAACCGCGCCACCGCCATCGGCCGCTCGATCCTCGAAGCCCCGGACCAGGCGCTGACGACGACTAAACGCTACATGGCCGGTGCGTCGAACGATGAATTCGAAACGTCGTTCCGGGTCGAACACGACGAGGTTTTCAAGGAGCACCTGCTCAGTCGTCAGCATCGCTGAACAAACGGGGATCCCCCTCCTTTGTAAGGAGGAGTCGAGGGAGGTAGGAGTTCAGAGCCTCTAACAGAATGCGTAGGGGAGGGTCTTCAGACCCTCCCGACAAGAGGGAGCAACCAAGAGGGAGCATCTGAAGATGCTCCCCTACGAATCGGCATTCTGTTAGAGGCTCTTAGTACGCTAGGACCGGCGACTGGCGGACGTAGCGTGACCCTTGAACGCAATCCCGAAGAATGAAATGCGCCACATCAGCCCGGGAGATGAACCCGTGGTGAATCGAACCATCCGTTGCAACTCGATAATTTCCCATCGATCGCCCGTTCGTCAGGATCGGCGGCTGAACGATCACCCAATCCCTGTCCGATCTCTTGATGTCGGCCTCCATGGTTTCCTTGTCTCGAAGCGCCCGGCGAATAACCGTTTGATAGAACGGCTTCAGGAACCATGCGAGCGACTCGCGTGTCGGGCCCACTCCTAACGCGGAGACGACCACAAACCGTTTCACGCCCTGCTTATTCATCGCCTGGAGGATCCATTTCGTTCCCTCCGAGCAAACGTTGGAGTGCTTCCAAGGGCGAGTCCCCAGCGAGGAAACGACCGCATCGTGTCCCTTGACAGCATTGGACACAGCCGCATCATCGAACGCGTCCCCTCGAAGAACGGTCAATCCGTCGCTCTTGCCTCGGGGCACGAAGGGACTTCGCGAAAACGCCGTAACCTTGTGGCCGGACTCCAACGCCTGTTCCACGACCGCCCGTCCCGTTCCTCCCGTGGGACCGAAGACGATGATCTTGAGCTTCGCGGTCATGATGAAGCCAAGTATACCTGATCGAATGGGGTTGCGCAGACCTTCCCCTGAGTCATAAGATCCCCACCATGCAGCACGAAATCCGATCGAAAGGCCCCCTGCTACGGCCCGACGGCCGGCTCGTTGAGAAAGGCTGGTCCCGGCGGCCGTTCAAAGAATTCAACCCTCTGAAAGCCCAACGCCTGAGGCTGAAGGAATGGGACTACCTGGGCATTTTCGATGGCGACCAATTCATCACCGTCATGATCGCCCACCTGGGATACCTTGCG
The nucleotide sequence above comes from Nitrospirota bacterium. Encoded proteins:
- a CDS encoding alpha/beta fold hydrolase, which produces MNRIVRALFLISLLPACTQTPDTSGKQFMDVDGVRIHYVQSGAGERTLVMIHGYGAGAFTWKGIQDRTPPGYTTYALDLPGFGYSDKPANFEYGLPAFSSIVARFLEIACPPKTILVGNSMGGAVSIWTAASRPDRIAAIVAIDSAGGGHPPGSLPAIFKVIQMPTIGPLLLRLPSRPLMRNTLEEVYAHDDRITKDLIDLYYQPTRFPGAALAWHRTLADLMGRTERGEVAARMDQVKQPVFLMWGDQDTWTPPSGADVFRSHMPHAISKVYSELGHVPQEEDPARVVPDLFTFTDGIFSSHP
- a CDS encoding enoyl-CoA hydratase/isomerase family protein, whose product is MDTFATIQTEMLDGGIGLIRLNRPEKRNALSIQVRREISSCLDQWKSNETVRLVVFTGNGTTFCSGFDLKEFNEPSCYQELFESSARYHRDVWFFPKPTLAAINGPAFGGGFDLVTLCDLRLCSESAAFGHPEIKFGAPPLFSPLRWIVGNGLARDLCLTGRRIDAKEARRIGLVSEIVPDADLMNRATAIGRSILEAPDQALTTTKRYMAGASNDEFETSFRVEHDEVFKEHLLSRQHR
- a CDS encoding SDR family oxidoreductase, whose protein sequence is MTAKLKIIVFGPTGGTGRAVVEQALESGHKVTAFSRSPFVPRGKSDGLTVLRGDAFDDAAVSNAVKGHDAVVSSLGTRPWKHSNVCSEGTKWILQAMNKQGVKRFVVVSALGVGPTRESLAWFLKPFYQTVIRRALRDKETMEADIKRSDRDWVIVQPPILTNGRSMGNYRVATDGSIHHGFISRADVAHFILRDCVQGSRYVRQSPVLAY